In Pseudophryne corroboree isolate aPseCor3 chromosome 3, aPseCor3.hap2, whole genome shotgun sequence, a genomic segment contains:
- the GJD3 gene encoding gap junction delta-3 protein, translated as MGEWGFLSSLLDAVQEHSPMVGRFWLVVMLIFRILILATVGSDMFDDEQEEFVCNTMQPGCRQVCYDQAFPISHYRFWVFHIVLLSAPAVLFVIYSMHQNTKIGRDAEEEEAAHGQQTSMRSKIRSEQRGRHIRTFYIVNVVMRILAEVGFLVGQWLLYGFKVAPGYACVRSPCPHTVDCFVSRPTEKTIFLQFYFVVGIISAVLSLSELVHILVKGKCRSRDGLGPSPPPAYERDNWSNREHERTNNFLLQRQTNDDRRASGAGGHRLSIAYPPGSAYKLKVTPSSAISSKSSRLIKGDLTV; from the coding sequence ATGGGGGAGTGGGGCTTTCTGAGCTCATTGCTAGATGCAGTACAGGAGCACTCTCCCATGGTGGGACGATTCTGGCTGGTGGTGATGCTGATCTTCCGCATTCTGATCCTAGCCACAGTGGGCAGTGATATGTTTGATGACGAGCAGGAGGAATTTGTGTGCAACACTATGCAGCCTGGCTGTCGACAGGTGTGTTATGACCAAGCTTTTCCCATCTCACACTATCGCTTCTGGGTCTTCCACATTGTGCTACTATCCGCTCCTGCTGTGCTATTTGTCATTTATTCAATGCACCAGAATACCAAGATAGGAAGAGATGCAGAGGAAGAAGAGGCAGCACATGGACAGCAGACCAGTATGAGGTCCAAAATTAGGTCGGAGCAACGGGGGCGCCATATACGCACATTCTATATTGTCAATGTGGTGATGAGGATATTGGCAGAGGTTGGTTTTCTAGTGGGACAGTGGCTTCTTTATGGATTCAAAGTAGCCCCAGGATATGCTTGTGTGCGTTCACCTTGCCCACACACAGTGGACTGCTTTGTGTCCCGACCCACAGAGAAGACCATTTTTCTTCAGTTCTACTTTGTGGTGGGAATCATCTCTGCAGTTCTCAGCCTGTCAGAGCTGGTGCACATTCTTGTGAAAGGTAAATGTCGGTCCAGGGATGGATTAGGACCTAGTCCACCTCCAGCTTATGAAAGAGACAACTGGTCAAACAGAGAGCATGAAAGGACAAATAACTTTCTTCTTCAACGACAGACTAATGATGATCGGAGGGCTAGTGGTGCTGGTGGCCACCGCCTTTCCATTGCATACCCTCCTGGCAGCGCATATAAACTGAAGGTGACCCCTAGCTCAGCCATCAGCAGCAAATCATCCAGATTGATCAAAGGAGACTTAACTGTATGA